Proteins encoded by one window of Desulfurellaceae bacterium:
- a CDS encoding bifunctional (p)ppGpp synthetase/guanosine-3',5'-bis(diphosphate) 3'-pyrophosphohydrolase, with translation MTHQQLIDTIQTYHPDANTDLLARAYTFSERMHQGQKRRSGEPYFVHPVEVAKLLTTMKLDVPTVITGLLHDTVEDTLTTLEEVEQQFGTEVAGLVDGVTKISQIHFTTREERQAENFRKMILAMGRDIRVVLVKLADRTHNMRTLSYLSPNKRREIAAETLDIYAPLAHRLGIYWLKSELEDNALRYLHPEVYRQLKRDIAKKKTERAAYIDEVISILQAKLDHARISADVHGRPKHFYSIYQKMESQNLLFDQIYDLVAFRIIVNSVSECYGALGIVHSHWRPVPGRFKDYIALPKANRYQSLHTTVIGPYGERIEVQIRTHDMHRIAEEGIAAHWTYKEGRRVVEEDQRFSWLRQLLEWQQQVQDPAEFLHTVKGDLFTEEVYVFTPKGDLHDFPQGASAVDFAYRVHSEVGNHCTAARVNGRLVPLRYQLRNGDTVEIVTKPSQTPSKDWLKLVKTPKAQARIRQWVKAQQRERSVALGRELLERELSRHQLDATALRKQGKLEGAIKALGYKGEETLLAALGYGQLTVRNLLPHLLPANGSQSWQALGEAELDKIVSRTDREGGGRSGVRVGGIGDILVRFGRCCNPLPGERILGVITRGKGVTVHAVECQRLLESDPQRHVAVSWDKANDFTRTVKVEVLSEDRPGLLAAMSKAISSVEVNIKSANVRTLSDNRALNVFEVMVGSATDLKRVVNNLGKIRGVVKVNRVRERQ, from the coding sequence ATGACCCACCAACAGCTGATCGACACCATTCAGACCTACCATCCGGACGCCAACACCGACCTGCTGGCCCGGGCCTACACGTTCTCGGAACGCATGCATCAGGGCCAGAAGCGCCGCTCCGGGGAGCCCTACTTCGTCCACCCGGTTGAGGTCGCCAAGCTTCTGACCACGATGAAGCTGGACGTGCCGACGGTCATCACCGGCCTGCTGCACGACACGGTCGAGGATACCCTGACCACCCTGGAAGAGGTCGAGCAGCAGTTTGGCACCGAAGTGGCCGGTCTGGTCGATGGGGTGACCAAGATCAGCCAGATCCATTTCACCACCCGCGAAGAACGCCAGGCCGAGAATTTCCGTAAAATGATCCTGGCCATGGGCCGTGATATCCGGGTAGTGCTGGTCAAGCTCGCCGACCGGACCCACAACATGCGCACCCTGTCCTATCTGTCGCCGAACAAGCGGCGCGAGATTGCCGCAGAAACCCTGGACATTTATGCTCCCCTGGCCCATCGGCTAGGTATCTACTGGCTCAAAAGCGAACTCGAAGACAACGCCCTGCGCTACCTCCACCCCGAGGTCTACCGGCAGCTCAAACGCGATATCGCCAAGAAAAAAACCGAGCGGGCGGCCTATATCGACGAAGTCATCAGCATTCTGCAAGCCAAGCTCGACCACGCCCGGATTTCGGCCGATGTCCACGGCCGGCCCAAGCACTTCTACTCCATCTACCAGAAGATGGAGTCCCAGAACCTGCTGTTTGACCAGATTTATGACTTGGTAGCGTTTCGGATTATCGTCAATTCGGTCAGCGAGTGCTACGGCGCCCTGGGGATTGTCCACAGCCACTGGCGACCGGTTCCCGGCCGCTTCAAAGACTACATCGCCCTGCCCAAGGCGAACAGGTATCAGTCCCTGCACACCACCGTGATCGGTCCCTACGGCGAGCGCATCGAGGTGCAGATTCGGACCCACGATATGCACCGGATTGCCGAGGAGGGCATTGCCGCCCACTGGACGTATAAAGAGGGCCGTCGGGTGGTGGAGGAAGACCAACGCTTCTCCTGGCTGCGCCAGCTCCTGGAGTGGCAGCAGCAGGTTCAGGACCCGGCCGAATTTCTACACACGGTCAAGGGCGACCTGTTCACCGAAGAAGTGTATGTGTTCACCCCAAAGGGCGACCTGCACGATTTTCCGCAGGGAGCTTCGGCCGTGGATTTCGCCTACCGGGTCCACTCCGAGGTCGGCAACCACTGTACCGCAGCACGGGTCAACGGCCGTCTGGTGCCGCTGCGCTACCAGCTCCGCAACGGCGATACAGTAGAGATTGTGACCAAGCCCTCCCAAACGCCGAGCAAGGACTGGCTCAAACTCGTCAAAACGCCCAAAGCCCAGGCCCGGATTCGGCAGTGGGTCAAGGCCCAGCAGCGCGAGCGCAGCGTTGCCCTGGGTCGCGAACTGCTGGAGCGCGAGCTGTCCCGCCACCAGCTCGACGCGACCGCGCTGCGCAAACAGGGCAAACTCGAGGGCGCCATCAAGGCCCTGGGCTATAAGGGGGAAGAGACCCTGCTGGCCGCCCTGGGCTACGGCCAGCTGACCGTCAGAAATCTGCTGCCCCACCTGCTGCCGGCCAACGGCAGCCAGTCGTGGCAAGCCCTGGGCGAGGCCGAACTCGACAAGATTGTCAGCCGAACGGACCGCGAAGGCGGCGGCCGGAGCGGGGTGCGGGTCGGGGGTATCGGCGATATCCTGGTGCGCTTCGGGCGCTGCTGCAATCCCCTGCCCGGAGAGCGCATTCTGGGCGTCATCACCCGGGGCAAAGGCGTGACCGTGCACGCGGTGGAGTGTCAGCGTCTGCTGGAGAGCGATCCCCAACGCCACGTCGCGGTCAGCTGGGACAAGGCCAACGATTTCACCCGCACGGTCAAAGTCGAAGTCCTGTCTGAAGACCGGCCCGGCCTGCTGGCCGCCATGAGCAAGGCCATCAGTTCGGTCGAGGTCAATATCAAAAGCGCCAATGTCCGCACCCTGTCCGACAACCGGGCGCTGAACGTCTTCGAGGTCATGGTCGGCAGCGCGACAGACCTCAAGCGGGTCGTCAACAATCTGGGCAAGATCCGTGGCGTGGTGAAAGTCAACCGCGTCCGCGAGCGTCAATAA